The sequence below is a genomic window from Brevinema andersonii.
GAATTCAAAATCAAAGAACGTTGGATCCGAGCCATCATCACTATCATCCTAAAGCAAAGAAATACAAACACTTAGGAAAAATGTCGCCGGTTAAGCCTCAAAATCAATCATTTTTTTAAATGTCGCAGGGTCGGGAATTAAACTGGAATTAAGAAACGCCCCATCCTTAAGTTTAATAAGGTTATGGGGCGTTCAGGCAAGATACAGCTTCTTCAAGTCTTAGATGTCCGAGGTTTTTCCTCTTAAATTACCTCTTAAGCTCGTCAGCGTCTAGCTTCATTCAGGTCTCAAATCATTCTTATAATAGTCTCAAATCAAACTTCTCTTAACAATAATGCTGATGCAAAGGCTTGATAAAAATAAAATGATGAATATACATTGTTGCAATACAAAAGTGAATATGAATAGTTTGTAGATATTGTCATCTCGGCGAAAGCAATGGATATCAATAAGATTTATTATTCTCTAATAGGAAAAATTTAGTTTTGATAGATAATTTGCGAAAAAGAACTATTTCTTATATAATAAAATAATAGTGTAATAAGAATTAGGATATTATGATTAGATTGTCTATTTATGATTTTGATGAAACTCTTTATAAATATGATACAGGGCGTCAACTGATATTTTTTTTGTTTCGTCGCAAACCAAGCATAATAAAATATTTACCTCGTATGATTTGGGCATTGATTGCTTATAAATTAGGTCATTTTTCTTTTCAGGTCATGAAAAGTGAATTCTATTCTTTTATGGAATTGTTTACAGTCGAAGAATGGAAAAAAATAATTCAAATCTTTTGGCAAATTAATCAAAAATATTTGTTTTCTGATATTTTAACACAGTTGCAAAATGATAAAAGTGATGGTTTTAAGGTAGGAATTATTTCAGCATCTGCAGAATGTTTTTTGGTGCCGATTATCCAATATATACAACCTGATTTTTTTTTAGGAACCCGATTATATATCAAAAATAACAGAATGACGGGGGTTATTGTTGGTAAAAATTGTAAAGAACAAGAAAAAGTGATCCGCTTATATGAATATATGGATAAAAATTTTCCGGGCGAAGAATATGAAGTGATAAAAATGTATTCTGATTCACTCCATGACCTGCCTTTGTATAAGATTGCTCAGGAGCAATATACTGTCAATTCAGACGGAACGATTCGTCCTGGTATCCCAACTGTTTATAATAATGATATTTAGTATAAAATAAAAAGCGAGGATTTTATGAGTCAGTCAAATTATACGGCCTCTTCAATTATAGCATTAGATTTTCCTGATAATGTTCGTATGCGTCCTGATATGTATATTGGGGATAGAAGTATCGAAGGTTTTCACCATTGTGCGTTTGAAATTATTGATAATTCTGTAGATGAACATTTAGCTGGTTATGCTTCGGAAGTGACTGTGACATTATATTCGGATAGTATTTTAGAAGTGGCAGACAATGGACGTGGTATACCAATTGATATTCATAAAAATGAAAAAATTTCTGCAATTGAACTGGTGATGACGAAACTTCATGCTGGAGGTAAATTTGATAATGATTCCTATCAAGTTTCTGGTGGTCTGCATGGGGTAGGACTATCGGTGGTTAATGCGCTGTCTGAATTTATGGAAGTAGATGTTCACCGAAATAAGAAAATTTATCGTATTCGTTATGAGCAGGGAATTAAAACGGTATCGCTTCATGAAATTGGGATTTCAAATAAAAATGGAACTGTTGTGCGTTTTAAACTTGATCCAACGATTTTTCGTGATGTTACTCACTATAATCCTGAAATTCTGATTGCACGTTTGAAACAAAGTGCTTTTTTGAATCCAGGATTAAAAATGACATTTGTTAATCTTCTTCAGAAATCTGAATCCGAATCAGATAAAACTTCAAATGTTCATGAATTTTGTTATCAGGGTGGTACAGCAGAATTTTTGAAATCTGATATCAATCTCCATGCTGATATGTTATTTAACGCACCAGTTCGTATTGTTGGTGAAGAAAATGGCATTAGTATAGATATTGCTTTTCAATACCGCACTACTAATGACGATCCTATCATACTGAGTTATGTAAATACTATTCATACTAAGAGCCATGGTTTACATGTAGATGGATTCTGGACAGCATATGAAAAATTGATGAAAACATATGGTGAACGTTGGAAAATTGATAAAAAGGGGACACGTATTACAAAACGCAGTTTGTCTATTGGATTAACCTGTATTATAAATACAAGAGTGCCTAATGCTGAATTCAAAGGTCAAACTAAAGACAAACTTACAGAACCTGCTCGAACTTCAGCAATTGTTCGTACTCTTACGGAAAGTCTGTTGGCAAATTATTTAGAGAAACATCGTGATATTACTGAGCAGATTCTTGAGAAGGCTGTAAAGGAAATGGAAGCTTTAGAATCAGCTCAGAAGGCGTTAGAAAATTCTAGATCTGGTAAGTTGAAGAGAAAGGAAGCATTGACTATATTAGCTGGGAAATTAGCAGATTGTACATCTCGAGATCCGGCAAAAAGAGAAATTTTTATTGTAGAAGGAGATTCTGCTGGAGGTTCGGCAAAGCAGGGTCGGAATCGCGAAATTCAAGCAATTTTGCCGATACGTGGAAAAATTTTGAATGTTGCTAAAAAACAAGATGTACTTAAAAGTGAAATTATCAAAATGATTTTTGCTTCGCTTGGTATTTCTCCAAGCTTGACTCAGCAAGATGGATATCTCGAGAAACTACGTTATCATAAAGTTATTATTATGACAGATGCTGATGTCGATGGTTCGCATATACAAATTTTGTTATTAACTTTTTTTTACCGTTTTATGCCTGCCCTTATTAATGAAGGTTATCTTTATATTGCGCAGCCTCCACTATATCGAATTTCTGCAGGGAAAGATAGTGTATATGCTTACTCTGACGGAGAAAAGGATGAGCTATTGAAAAGTCCGCGTTTTTCAGGAAAAAGAGCGGAAATTCAACGATATAAAGGATTAGGAGAAATGAATGCTGATCAGTTGTGGGAAACTACTATGGATCCTAGTGTTCGCAAGCTTCGAAGAGTGGAAATTAATAATGAAGTTGTTACACGTGAAAGAATTGATTTGCTTATGGGAGAAAGTGGTAATCCTGTAGAAAAAAAAGAATTTATTCTTTCTAATGCAGATTTTGTTACAAATATAGATGATATTGGATAGTAGGTGCCTATGTTAGATCCAGAAGAACAGTTAGTAATTATTAAGAAAGAAGCAATTGATTGTCTTCCTGAGGATGAATTGTTAAAAAAATTGCAAAAAAATATTCCTTTAAAAATAAAGTTAGGTGCAGATCCTTCTGCTCCTGATCTTCATTTAGGCCATACGGTTATTTTAAGGAAATTAAAACAATTTCAAGATTTAGGGCATGAAATTATTTTTATTATTGGTGATTTTACAGCAATGATTGGAGATCCCTCTGGGAAGAATGAAACGAGAAAAATTCTTTCCAGAGATGAAGTTTTGAAAAATGCAGAAACTTATCAATCTCAAATATTTAAGATATTGGATTCGGCTAAAACGACAATACGTTTTAATTCGGAATGGCTTATGAAGCTAGATTTCGCTGATATTTTAAAGTTAACAGCAACAACAACTGTTGCTCAGTTGTTAGAAAGGGATGATTTTGCTAAACGTTTTTCTGAGCACAGACCTATTTCGCTAATAGAATTTATGTATCCGTTGGCTCAAGCATATGATTCTGTAGCAGTGAATGCAGATGTTGAAATAGGAGGTACTGATCAGAAATTTAATTTGTTATTTGGGCGTTCGTTGCAGCAAAGTTTAGGCTTAGAACCTCAAGTTATTCTTACTATGCCTATCATCGAAGGTACTGATGGTATACAAAAAATGAGTAAATCTCTTAATAATTATATTGGTATTTCTGAGACACCTGAAAGTATTTTTGGAAAGATTATGAGTATTCCTGACAGTTTGATGATGAAATATTTCAAATTATTAACTGATCAATCAGAAGCATCTACCGAAAAACGTCTAAACAACGGAGAAAATCCACGTGACTTGAAAGCAGAATTAGCTCAAAATATTATTACTCAGTATTACTCTCCACGTGATGCAGAAAAGGCTATGGAACATTTCAATAATATTTTTAGAAATAAGTTAACTCCTGAAAAAATGCCGGAATATTTTCTAAAAAGCCCTTATAGACAATTAGAAGATTTTTATAAAACTATAGATATTAAAGCGGTTGAAGAATTTTTGATTCAAAAAGAGGAAATTAATGATTGTAATCCTTTGGAAATATTGAAAGATTTTCAAGAAAAATCTAAAAAAATATTCGAAAAAACAGAAATTCAGAATTGGGATGAGCAATATCAGGAAATTAAAAGGATTGTGATGCAATATCAGTCTGAAGCTGTGAAATCTTGCTTTGCATTGTTCTTTATGGAAAAGATCATCAATTTTCAAACTTTTAAACTGGTGTATACTCTTGTGGATATTATAGAAAAATTAGGGTTTGAAAGCAGTAAAAGTGCTGTGCGGCGACTTATTCATCAAGGAGCTATTAGTATCGATGGGGAAAAAATTACTGAAGATATAATATTATCGCATATTGAAAAATCTCAATATGTGATAAAAGTGGGAAAATTCAAATTTTTACGTGTGATCACACAGTAGAGGAGATTCTATGTTGTCTAAATCTTATGATGCATTGATGGACTTAATTATTAAATCTGATAATATTGTTGCATTAACTGGAGCTGGGATTTCTACGAGTTCGGGGATCCCTGATTTCCGTGGACCTAAAGGGATTTATGCGGATCCTATTATAGATGGGGAACGTATTTTTGATATTCATACATTTAAAGAAAATCCTAAAATATTTAGCAATTTTTTTGCGAACTTGTATCCTCTTTTGAAAGATGCTCAACCATCTCAAGGGCATTATATGCTGAAAAAATTAGAAGATATGGGTAAGTTGAAATGTATTATTACTCAAAATATCGATGGACTTCATACAAAAGCCGGAAATTCTCATGTAATAGAAGTTCATGGTCATATTCGAGAATATGTATGCGTTAACTCTATGCACCATAGAGTAGGAATAGATGATATTCCTTATGAAAAATTATCTAGTGGTGAATTGATTATTTGTGATGAATGTCAAAATTATATGAAACCGGATATAGTATTTTTTGGAGAATATATCAAGGATCTTGAAAAAGCTTTAACAGAAATACAAAAGACAGATTTATTATTAGTAATTGGAACTTCATTGACTGTGTATCCTGTAGCTGGCTTACCTGATTATTGTAAAGATCATACAAAACTGGTCATTATTAATGAGTTATCTACACCGTTTGACAACAAAGCTGATTTAGTCTTTCGTGATGATATAAATGCTCTTGCTGAAAGAATGGGGTTAGTAGTCACTAAATAGTTTATTTTTTCGTAAACAAATATCTTTTACTTCGCAGTAACGACATTTTTGTTGAAATTCACGATTAAAATCATCTCCGAAAGTGTTCAAAAATAGAGTATATATTTCTGGCCCTAAATCTTCTGTTAAAGTAAAAGGAGAAAAATTTCCCTCTGATACCAAGTCTATTAATTGTATTAGCTCCTTGATCTTGAATTCTTGTAATGATGATATTGTAGGGAATATTTTAGAGGGTATTTCTTCAAATTTTTGATTTTTTTCAAGAAAAAAATAATTGATACTGTTAATGGGTGTAAAACCATTTTCTATAAGTATGATCCCGTAAATAAAGCCTTGAAATAAAGAAAATGGAATTTTTTGATATTGTTTATAAGAACTAATTCCTTTTTTTTTGTAATCAATAATATGATAATTTCCTGATATTTTATCTCTATTAACTCTATCAATTCTACTTTTTATTAGAAAGTTTTTGTTATTAATAATTACCGAATCTTTTATCAAAGGATTTTCTCCCGATTGTAACTCCAAAAAGCAAATATCTTGTTGCTGAGATATTTGTGATTCTTGAGTTTGTAAAAAAGTACTGAGAATATAAAATATATAATTATAATCTAAACGAAAAAATTTTTCTTGATGGGAAATACTAATATATTCATCGATGATCGTTTTTAATAATAAAGGATCGAAAGTTTTAGGTTCTATTTTCAAATATTGTTCTAATATATTGTGATATAATGTCCCATAATCTGCTGTTTTAGGGGTATATTGAGGAAGAGTACGTTTTTTCAATTTCCATATATCCTGTAATAATCCTTGATAGCGGCATCTTCCCAATCGTTCCAATCGAGTAGGTGAAATTGTAATAATGTCACCTTGATAGATCATAGTGCTTTGAGAATTTTTTGATAGTTGTCCAAAAAATATTTTTATATTATTTGGTGGGGAACGATCCAAATCAAATTGCATGTTTGCATAAGCAATATTTTTTATATATTGATATATTTGTTCTACTTTAATATTTTTTTCTGTTTTAATAGACGACAAAGGGATCAATTCATGAGCGAATATTTGATTAATATTTGTTTTAGATAAGAAAATTTCGGGATTAATCCAGTAAGGATCACTATTTGTATTATTAGTCTCAGGAATCCTTTTAAATTCTGTTTGGTATTTTAATAAATTGCTTAAAAAATTTGATATAATATAGTAGTTACCTTTTTCATCAATCGGAGTATGAGAGAAAAAAATTTGTTCGGTTGCACGCGATAGTATTGATGCAAACATTAGTTTTTCTTTTGAAAGTAAATCAGTATCAGTTTGCCATAAATTTTTTCCAAGAATTTTTTTTGATATTTGATTAAGATGATTTTTATCTTGATTATCAAACAATTCGTGACGTGGTAAAGAAGGAAATAAGCTTTCATTCATTCCCAGTACAAATACTGTTTTTGCGAACAATCCCCTTGCATCGTCAGCAGAAACAATCCGCAAAATATTTTGTTTAAAATTGAATAATCGGTAACGTGTTTCATCGATAATAGCAGTAAAATAAAACATAAAGGACTTCCAGTTTAAATTCGAAGGTCTTATTTTTGCTAGAATAGATTGAAGTTCGGTGAAGATTTCTTTTAATTTATCCAAAGCTGCAGAATCTCTATTAATAGTTTCCTCTAACAGTGAATTTTTTGTATCTGAAGGATTAGTCAAAATATTTTGGAGTCCAAAAAAATTCAATATGGATATAATATATCGTATATATTCTTCTACAGAGTGTTCTTTATGATCAGCCAGTATAAAAAAGTGATTTGAGAGTTGTTGAATTGCATCTTTTAAACGGTAGAGTTGTTCAATGTCATTATTTTCAGGATCGTTATGAATGTGGTTTTCAATTGCTTCTTCCCAAGCCTCACAATTTCCTTGCAAAGGAAACGGTAATAAATGAGCTGCTTGTCCGAAAGTATAACGCAAATCAGATCGGATATAATTCGATTGGGCAAAATAATCTAATGTTTCATGAGTCAGGGGTGCTTGCGCAAGTAACAAACATTTTTTTATGAAAATAATCAGTGGATTTTGTGAAAGCAACTCATCTTTACTAAAAACAAAAGGGAGATTAAACTTGTTGAATATAGAAGTCAGTATAGGAAAATATGTATTATATTGATCTGTGATAATTAAAATATCATTTAGTTCGTAATTTTCAAAGAGGCAGAGTTTTTTTATTTGGTTAGCGACTTCTTGTACTTCCTTATATCGCCCAAATGCTTGTATTTCTGTAATTTTGATTGGAGATGCAATCGATTCCTTCTTAAGAAAACTGGAAGATAATATATTTTGACAAGTTGAACTAAGATATTTTATTTCTGCATTAGGAAATTGCTTGATAATTTGATGAAGTATATTAGTACATAAAGTGTGATCTGTACTTAATAAAGTCATTGTTACTTGTGTGCCTTGTTGTTCCAAATACTTGATAAAAGTTGTCAACAATTTGAATTGTAAAGGAGTAAAATCAATAAATCCATCAATATAAATGTGTTGGGGTAAATTTTTTATTTTGTTTGCTTGGATATTTTCTGTTAAAATATCGATTTCTAACTTTTGATCATAAATCTGATGTTGAAGAAGTTCATGTCTGTAACTTTCTAAAATAAGATTTAAATCATGAATTTTATCTTCTAATAATTTTATGATCGGTAATACTTGAATATTTTGCTCACGTAACGAAGAAATCAAACGATAGATCATTTTTATAATTTCTGGACGTTTATTGATATCTTTGAAAAAACGAAATTTTTTTTCTTGACGCTGAATGATGCTTGAGATAATAACAAATTTTTCAAAATTGCTAATACTATGTGGTAAATATAAATTCAATTTTCTCTTTAAATCGTTAAAAGTAAGGATAGGAGAACCAACTAATACTCCTAAATTTTGCATTATATTTAATAATAATGCATCTTTTTGATGCCGTGATGGGACAACAATCCATATATTTTCTTTATTTTTTAAGCATGTTATTGCTTCTTTTAAAATTGCAGTGCTTTTTCCTGAACCAAAATCTCCCAGTAAAATTTTCATTATTTTTCCTTTCATCTTACGGAAATATTGAATGTTTTAATAACAGTGTCAACCTGACCGGATTTATTTTCCTCGATGCGAATTTTTCGTAATTCATTTCTGAAAATGTAGTCAATTCGTGGATCTCCTGAAGCTCGTATAAGTTCTACCGAACTCACCCACCCTTGTGGAGTAAAAGTAATCCTTGCTGTAACTGAATATCCATAACCTTGTATATTTTGGAGTTCTGAAATCCGCGCTGAAATGTTTGGAAAAGCAATAGTTTTTCTTGGTTTGCCAATCCAGGATGCATTAGCTAAAAAATCATCTGCTTTTTTATTTGGTGTTTGTTCTTTTTTCTGAAGGATGGAGTCCAATTTTTCTGTAATTGTATCATTTTGCTTATTTTCGGGTATTATTTCTGGAATGGCAGAGTTAGGCAAAGTACTTTTTTCTTCAATAGGTTCTGTAGAGGGCGAAGATTTTGTCAGCTTTTTATCGGATTTAGGAGGCGAAGGCAATAGATCTTTTTGTTGAATCTTTTTTACGATTTTTTTTACCGGAGGAATAATAGGCTGAGCTTGTTTAATAGGCGGTGCAGAACGTTCCGAACTAATGGTGCTGATATTAACTGCAATAATTTTGTAAGTTTCTGTTTGCTTTGTTAAGGGAGATAGCAGTGTAAAAATGCCGAAAACAATAGCATGAATGCCGATAGATCCAATAATATAATATGATAAAGATATTGGTTTTATTGATTTTGCCATTATAGTTACCTGCTTTTATTATTTTTTCAGTACGGTTGCTAAGCTTAAACGATCAATACCAGCAAGTTTTGCTGCATCCATAATGGAAACTAACAGTCCATAAGGAATATCTTCATCTCCTTGGATAATAAGTGCCGCATCAGCGTGTGTAGATTTGAATTCATTTAGAGTTTTAGGTAATTCTTCTGCAGATATTGGTTTTTCTTTCCAAATCAATGTACCGTTTTTTTGGATAATTAAGGTACTATTTTGCTGCACAGAGATGTCAGAAGCTTTTGCTTTAGGTAGGTCAATATTAAGTGATGATGTTTGAATAAAAGTAGAAGTAATCATAAAAAATGCTAGTAGTTGGAATACGATGTCGATCATTGGAGTCATACTGATATCCGCTTGAATTCTATTTTTAAAACGATATTTCTTGAACATATTTATAATCCTAAAAATATTAATTTTTAATTCCATTATTTTAACCCTTTTTTTCCTTTTTTTCAAATTTATGTTATGAAAATTTTATTTTCATCTATTACAGTAGGTATAGAAATTTAAGGGATAGCAATTTATAAACAAAAAAAATAAAAGAGTATCGTAGACTATGATATATTATTCTACTCCTATACTAAAACCTACTCTTGTATGAAAAGATATAAAAAAACTTGTTATGTTGTTTATTGGGATTCTGCAACACTACCTACTCTGTATATGGGGATTCATATGGTCACTCATACTAAACCTTCGCTATTAATTCAAGGAAAATCTATTACCGCTAATAGGAAAACTCTTTATCATCTTCCTTCTCATGTTACGGAAGTTTTTTCTGAAGATGAATTGTTTCGGGAAATTCAAAAAATAACAGAAACAAACCCTGATGCTACATTTACATTTTACGTTAATGATTTAAGAAATCATCGTATTGAATATTTTCTGATGAATAATGGTATAGATCAGTCGCGTTTTCAAGGTGTATTGATCACAGACGGCACGGCTTCTTATACCCGTTTTGACCAAAGATATAATAAGGAAACAGGCGGAACCCAATGGAATAATGATCTACAATTAGTAAAGTCTTTGGTTGCTAAACCGTACACCATAGAAAAAAAAGATTATAATGCATTTTGTGTACCTCCTTATCTTTACAGCAACTATGTATTTTGGTTGGCATGGCCTGAGTTGGTTGATACTATTGTTCCTGAAATTGCATCTGATTTTCAAAAAAATCCGGAAGCCCGGGCGAGATATTACAAAATAGATTTGTATGCTTATGCCCAGTCTTTACTGCCAGTATATAAAAATACTTACGTTAAAATGTTTGGATTGGACAAAAAATGGCAGCTTTCGGATCAGACGACTTTAGATAACAAGACTATCGAAGAGGTTTTTAATCAGTCTCCTAAGAAAAAAATTATTATTTTAGGTTCTCATAGGATCGAAAATTACGAGCAAAGAAGAAATGATTATATTAAAAAAACTCAGCAAAAATACGGAAAAGAATACGATTATTTCTATAAACCTCATCCTGCAAGTCCAATACAAGATGTTCCTAGTGATATAGATGTTTTACCTCACCTGATTCCGACAGAGATAATATATACTTTATATGCAGATAATATAGAATATATTGGTGGATTTCAATCTTCAGTGTTTATGAACTTGCCTCAAATGACTAAAAAATTTTTTTATATGGCTTCTTCAGGAAATGATTTAATCACTCCCATAGATAAAATGTATGATTTAGGTTTGTTAGGGCAAGTGGATTTTTTTAGTCAGTAAAATAAAGTGAATTTCAGTTTAACTAGGGATTATAAATAATATCTTTTGTTTGCAACTTATTTCTTAAATATTATTTAATTATTATATTAATAAAAATGCAGGTTTGTTTTTTGACAGAAAA
It includes:
- a CDS encoding HAD family hydrolase; the protein is MIRLSIYDFDETLYKYDTGRQLIFFLFRRKPSIIKYLPRMIWALIAYKLGHFSFQVMKSEFYSFMELFTVEEWKKIIQIFWQINQKYLFSDILTQLQNDKSDGFKVGIISASAECFLVPIIQYIQPDFFLGTRLYIKNNRMTGVIVGKNCKEQEKVIRLYEYMDKNFPGEEYEVIKMYSDSLHDLPLYKIAQEQYTVNSDGTIRPGIPTVYNNDI
- a CDS encoding DNA gyrase/topoisomerase IV subunit B → MSQSNYTASSIIALDFPDNVRMRPDMYIGDRSIEGFHHCAFEIIDNSVDEHLAGYASEVTVTLYSDSILEVADNGRGIPIDIHKNEKISAIELVMTKLHAGGKFDNDSYQVSGGLHGVGLSVVNALSEFMEVDVHRNKKIYRIRYEQGIKTVSLHEIGISNKNGTVVRFKLDPTIFRDVTHYNPEILIARLKQSAFLNPGLKMTFVNLLQKSESESDKTSNVHEFCYQGGTAEFLKSDINLHADMLFNAPVRIVGEENGISIDIAFQYRTTNDDPIILSYVNTIHTKSHGLHVDGFWTAYEKLMKTYGERWKIDKKGTRITKRSLSIGLTCIINTRVPNAEFKGQTKDKLTEPARTSAIVRTLTESLLANYLEKHRDITEQILEKAVKEMEALESAQKALENSRSGKLKRKEALTILAGKLADCTSRDPAKREIFIVEGDSAGGSAKQGRNREIQAILPIRGKILNVAKKQDVLKSEIIKMIFASLGISPSLTQQDGYLEKLRYHKVIIMTDADVDGSHIQILLLTFFYRFMPALINEGYLYIAQPPLYRISAGKDSVYAYSDGEKDELLKSPRFSGKRAEIQRYKGLGEMNADQLWETTMDPSVRKLRRVEINNEVVTRERIDLLMGESGNPVEKKEFILSNADFVTNIDDIG
- the tyrS gene encoding tyrosine--tRNA ligase — translated: MLDPEEQLVIIKKEAIDCLPEDELLKKLQKNIPLKIKLGADPSAPDLHLGHTVILRKLKQFQDLGHEIIFIIGDFTAMIGDPSGKNETRKILSRDEVLKNAETYQSQIFKILDSAKTTIRFNSEWLMKLDFADILKLTATTTVAQLLERDDFAKRFSEHRPISLIEFMYPLAQAYDSVAVNADVEIGGTDQKFNLLFGRSLQQSLGLEPQVILTMPIIEGTDGIQKMSKSLNNYIGISETPESIFGKIMSIPDSLMMKYFKLLTDQSEASTEKRLNNGENPRDLKAELAQNIITQYYSPRDAEKAMEHFNNIFRNKLTPEKMPEYFLKSPYRQLEDFYKTIDIKAVEEFLIQKEEINDCNPLEILKDFQEKSKKIFEKTEIQNWDEQYQEIKRIVMQYQSEAVKSCFALFFMEKIINFQTFKLVYTLVDIIEKLGFESSKSAVRRLIHQGAISIDGEKITEDIILSHIEKSQYVIKVGKFKFLRVITQ
- a CDS encoding SIR2 family NAD-dependent protein deacylase, producing MLSKSYDALMDLIIKSDNIVALTGAGISTSSGIPDFRGPKGIYADPIIDGERIFDIHTFKENPKIFSNFFANLYPLLKDAQPSQGHYMLKKLEDMGKLKCIITQNIDGLHTKAGNSHVIEVHGHIREYVCVNSMHHRVGIDDIPYEKLSSGELIICDECQNYMKPDIVFFGEYIKDLEKALTEIQKTDLLLVIGTSLTVYPVAGLPDYCKDHTKLVIINELSTPFDNKADLVFRDDINALAERMGLVVTK
- a CDS encoding PD-(D/E)XK nuclease family protein: MKILLGDFGSGKSTAILKEAITCLKNKENIWIVVPSRHQKDALLLNIMQNLGVLVGSPILTFNDLKRKLNLYLPHSISNFEKFVIISSIIQRQEKKFRFFKDINKRPEIIKMIYRLISSLREQNIQVLPIIKLLEDKIHDLNLILESYRHELLQHQIYDQKLEIDILTENIQANKIKNLPQHIYIDGFIDFTPLQFKLLTTFIKYLEQQGTQVTMTLLSTDHTLCTNILHQIIKQFPNAEIKYLSSTCQNILSSSFLKKESIASPIKITEIQAFGRYKEVQEVANQIKKLCLFENYELNDILIITDQYNTYFPILTSIFNKFNLPFVFSKDELLSQNPLIIFIKKCLLLAQAPLTHETLDYFAQSNYIRSDLRYTFGQAAHLLPFPLQGNCEAWEEAIENHIHNDPENNDIEQLYRLKDAIQQLSNHFFILADHKEHSVEEYIRYIISILNFFGLQNILTNPSDTKNSLLEETINRDSAALDKLKEIFTELQSILAKIRPSNLNWKSFMFYFTAIIDETRYRLFNFKQNILRIVSADDARGLFAKTVFVLGMNESLFPSLPRHELFDNQDKNHLNQISKKILGKNLWQTDTDLLSKEKLMFASILSRATEQIFFSHTPIDEKGNYYIISNFLSNLLKYQTEFKRIPETNNTNSDPYWINPEIFLSKTNINQIFAHELIPLSSIKTEKNIKVEQIYQYIKNIAYANMQFDLDRSPPNNIKIFFGQLSKNSQSTMIYQGDIITISPTRLERLGRCRYQGLLQDIWKLKKRTLPQYTPKTADYGTLYHNILEQYLKIEPKTFDPLLLKTIIDEYISISHQEKFFRLDYNYIFYILSTFLQTQESQISQQQDICFLELQSGENPLIKDSVIINNKNFLIKSRIDRVNRDKISGNYHIIDYKKKGISSYKQYQKIPFSLFQGFIYGIILIENGFTPINSINYFFLEKNQKFEEIPSKIFPTISSLQEFKIKELIQLIDLVSEGNFSPFTLTEDLGPEIYTLFLNTFGDDFNREFQQKCRYCEVKDICLRKNKLFSDY
- a CDS encoding energy transducer TonB, which gives rise to MAKSIKPISLSYYIIGSIGIHAIVFGIFTLLSPLTKQTETYKIIAVNISTISSERSAPPIKQAQPIIPPVKKIVKKIQQKDLLPSPPKSDKKLTKSSPSTEPIEEKSTLPNSAIPEIIPENKQNDTITEKLDSILQKKEQTPNKKADDFLANASWIGKPRKTIAFPNISARISELQNIQGYGYSVTARITFTPQGWVSSVELIRASGDPRIDYIFRNELRKIRIEENKSGQVDTVIKTFNISVR
- a CDS encoding ExbD/TolR family protein — encoded protein: MFKKYRFKNRIQADISMTPMIDIVFQLLAFFMITSTFIQTSSLNIDLPKAKASDISVQQNSTLIIQKNGTLIWKEKPISAEELPKTLNEFKSTHADAALIIQGDEDIPYGLLVSIMDAAKLAGIDRLSLATVLKK